Proteins encoded in a region of the Candidatus Palauibacter scopulicola genome:
- a CDS encoding aldolase/citrate lyase family protein, translating to MAESEEAADTRIVDQLAAGDAVFGLFSGDHTPEAGAAMAANRPLDFVFYSLESGPFDIPALESYAAGMSEASGHMMPHPMLLRIPPIRDGHDEARDRAAQGLAAGVSGIVYPHVETAEEAALAVDALGDAAWPGNPDGHLISFLLIEDQLGIDNVREIVSTPGVSAVSPGPGDLRRVYDGDMEKVEEAIQIVLAACLEFDVPCGVTAGVDDIAMRIEQGFRVIIVTQPEAVALGMAAAGR from the coding sequence ATGGCGGAATCCGAGGAGGCCGCCGACACCCGGATCGTGGACCAACTCGCCGCCGGGGACGCCGTCTTCGGACTCTTCTCAGGGGATCACACGCCCGAGGCCGGCGCCGCCATGGCCGCGAACCGTCCCCTCGATTTCGTATTCTACTCGCTGGAGTCCGGCCCCTTCGACATCCCCGCGCTCGAGAGCTACGCCGCCGGGATGTCGGAAGCCTCGGGGCACATGATGCCCCACCCGATGCTGCTGCGGATCCCTCCGATCCGGGACGGGCACGACGAAGCGCGGGACCGCGCCGCGCAGGGTCTGGCGGCCGGGGTCTCGGGGATCGTCTACCCGCACGTCGAGACCGCCGAGGAGGCGGCCCTCGCGGTGGACGCGCTCGGCGACGCCGCCTGGCCCGGCAATCCCGACGGCCACCTGATCAGCTTCCTCCTCATCGAGGACCAGTTGGGGATCGACAACGTGCGGGAGATTGTCTCCACCCCCGGCGTCAGCGCCGTCTCCCCGGGGCCGGGCGATCTCCGGCGCGTCTACGATGGAGATATGGAGAAGGTAGAGGAGGCGATCCAGATCGTGCTCGCCGCCTGTCTCGAGTTCGATGTGCCGTGCGGGGTCACGGCCGGAGTGGATGACATCGCCATGCGGATCGAGCAGGGATTCCGCGTGATTATCGTCACCCAGCCGGAAGCCGTCGCCCTCGGAATGGCCGCCGCCGGCCGCTGA
- a CDS encoding DUF933 domain-containing protein yields MRIGLVGFAGSGKTTVFNAMTGLGVPVGFGGEVRLGTVRVPDARIDALSARLSPRRTTYAEMRFCDIPGEHGAASKGLSPRGLQQIRDQEALCLVLRDFDNPALADPPDAGGELEAFATECLLSDLDLVERRLDRARREGADAVEIAAFERALGTLEREQPLRTVPRAELDRAPFRGYGLLTDRPLLAVLNRSEDRAGEPLPPALDERLAAMGAGGLALSAPVEAEIADLDPEDRAAFVEALGLREPALARFIRSAYGLLDLISFFTAAPAEVRAWTIRRGTRARRAAGRVHSDMERGFIRAEVIPYEVFAKYGSEQAVKEAGLLQVEGRDYVVEDGDILHIRFNV; encoded by the coding sequence GTGAGGATTGGACTCGTGGGGTTCGCGGGTTCCGGGAAGACGACGGTGTTCAACGCGATGACGGGACTCGGCGTGCCGGTCGGGTTCGGCGGCGAGGTGCGCCTCGGCACGGTGCGGGTTCCGGATGCGAGGATCGATGCGCTCAGCGCCCGCCTCTCCCCGCGCCGAACGACGTACGCCGAGATGCGGTTCTGCGACATCCCGGGCGAGCACGGCGCGGCGAGCAAGGGCCTGTCGCCGCGCGGGCTCCAGCAGATCCGCGATCAGGAAGCCCTCTGCCTCGTCCTGCGCGACTTCGATAACCCCGCGCTTGCCGACCCGCCGGACGCGGGGGGCGAACTCGAAGCCTTCGCGACGGAATGTCTGCTCTCCGATCTCGACCTCGTCGAGCGGCGGCTGGACCGGGCACGCCGCGAGGGAGCGGACGCGGTCGAGATCGCCGCCTTCGAACGGGCGCTCGGGACGCTGGAACGCGAACAGCCGCTGCGGACCGTGCCGCGGGCGGAGCTGGACCGCGCGCCGTTCCGCGGCTACGGCCTCCTGACGGACCGCCCGCTGCTCGCCGTGCTGAACCGCAGCGAAGACCGGGCGGGGGAGCCGCTGCCGCCGGCGCTCGACGAGCGACTCGCCGCGATGGGGGCCGGCGGGCTGGCGCTGTCCGCGCCCGTCGAGGCGGAAATCGCCGACCTCGACCCGGAGGACCGGGCCGCCTTCGTGGAGGCGCTCGGCCTGCGCGAACCGGCGCTCGCCCGCTTCATCCGCTCGGCCTACGGACTCCTCGATCTCATCTCCTTCTTCACCGCCGCCCCCGCCGAAGTCCGCGCCTGGACGATCCGGCGGGGTACGCGCGCCCGGCGGGCGGCGGGCCGGGTCCACTCCGACATGGAACGCGGCTTCATCCGCGCGGAGGTCATCCCCTACGAGGTGTTCGCGAAATACGGCTCCGAACAGGCCGTGAAGGAGGCGGGCCTGCTGCAGGTCGAGGGCAGGGACTACGTCGTCGAGGACGGCGACATCCTCCACATCCGCTTCAACGTCTGA
- a CDS encoding DUF6165 family protein has product MSAGELIDRITILRLKQARIRDRRKLANVNSELANVEAVCARTIGALDAAPRRVRERVAALAEVNRGIWDVEDELRRLERADDFGPRFTEAARQVYRLNDERHRLKRALSEDYGSGIVEEKSHTSADPEIAPA; this is encoded by the coding sequence GTGTCCGCCGGCGAACTCATCGACCGCATCACCATCCTGCGACTGAAGCAGGCCCGGATCCGCGATCGCCGGAAGCTCGCGAATGTGAACTCCGAGCTGGCGAACGTCGAGGCCGTGTGCGCGCGGACGATCGGAGCGCTCGACGCCGCGCCGCGCCGGGTCCGGGAGCGCGTCGCCGCTCTGGCGGAAGTGAACCGGGGGATCTGGGACGTCGAGGACGAACTGCGTCGCCTGGAACGCGCGGACGACTTCGGTCCCCGCTTCACCGAAGCCGCGCGTCAGGTCTATCGCCTCAACGATGAACGCCACCGCCTCAAGCGCGCCCTCAGCGAGGACTACGGCTCGGGGATCGTCGAGGAAAAATCACATACCTCCGCCGACCCGGAGATCGCCCCGGCGTAA
- a CDS encoding serine hydrolase encodes MQTEPAELDPRRFMGRDTKRFPDVSLGFVAEGRDLIPWNRNLIVAGTRTEAGSYWDVLVGPGTVWAEPGEAWSRAAFPLQLASSVENETYNGVATFAFNDRDVSGVRFQTVTQGRPYFLVQRRLMWGQLAAEFAPGSAPAGAIEAFAAEKARRLPLRPISDLRPRVGDAVFDAMHGDMNTANMVTAAFLVRDTLYAADCPTPFGELPFCREQRFGIWSVTKSTGNTVAALRLAQRYGREVLEERVADQLNVTAEHDGWEDVRFRDVLNMATGVGEGSTRTEPNNTGDGYLVGYDDWYTAISMDERIRQVFRASNHPWGPGEVVRYRDQDAFLIGAAMDAYLKHRAGPEADLWQMLEDEVYRPIGVPHAPTNRLVEPDGSLTLPQMSQGYYPTVDDLAKIARLLQNGGNHEGERLLHAELTAEVLYRTDVRGITFGPPVDIGQPSYYLAVWHQNYAGEGGCVVDLTRMSGWGGHRVVLFPNGIVAIRISKVTGSEASPVEGLAAVADRLDPFCP; translated from the coding sequence ATGCAGACGGAACCCGCGGAACTCGATCCGCGCCGCTTCATGGGGCGGGACACGAAGCGCTTCCCGGACGTGTCGCTCGGATTCGTGGCGGAAGGCCGCGACCTGATCCCGTGGAACCGCAATCTCATCGTGGCCGGCACGCGCACCGAAGCCGGGAGTTACTGGGATGTCCTGGTCGGGCCCGGAACCGTCTGGGCCGAGCCGGGGGAAGCATGGTCGCGGGCGGCGTTCCCGCTGCAACTCGCGAGTTCCGTCGAGAACGAGACGTACAACGGGGTCGCGACCTTCGCCTTCAACGACCGGGACGTGTCCGGCGTCCGCTTCCAGACCGTGACCCAGGGGCGGCCCTATTTCCTCGTCCAGCGGCGGCTGATGTGGGGCCAGCTCGCGGCGGAGTTTGCGCCGGGCTCGGCGCCGGCTGGCGCGATCGAGGCCTTCGCCGCCGAGAAGGCGCGGCGTCTGCCCCTGCGCCCGATCTCCGACCTGCGTCCGCGGGTGGGAGACGCCGTGTTCGACGCCATGCACGGGGACATGAATACCGCGAACATGGTCACGGCCGCCTTCCTCGTGCGGGACACGCTCTATGCCGCCGACTGCCCCACGCCGTTCGGGGAGCTTCCCTTCTGCCGGGAGCAGCGTTTCGGGATCTGGTCCGTCACCAAGTCCACCGGGAACACGGTGGCCGCGCTGCGGCTGGCGCAGCGCTACGGGCGCGAGGTCCTCGAGGAGCGCGTGGCCGACCAACTGAACGTCACGGCGGAACACGACGGCTGGGAGGACGTGCGTTTCCGCGATGTCCTCAACATGGCCACCGGCGTGGGAGAGGGATCGACGCGGACCGAGCCCAACAACACGGGCGACGGCTACCTGGTCGGCTACGACGACTGGTATACGGCGATCTCGATGGACGAGCGGATCCGGCAGGTGTTCCGCGCCTCGAACCATCCGTGGGGGCCGGGCGAGGTCGTCCGCTACCGCGACCAGGACGCGTTCCTCATCGGCGCGGCGATGGACGCCTACCTCAAGCATCGGGCCGGTCCGGAGGCGGACCTGTGGCAGATGCTGGAGGATGAGGTCTACCGGCCCATCGGCGTGCCGCACGCGCCGACCAACCGGCTCGTCGAGCCGGACGGCTCGCTCACGCTGCCGCAGATGTCGCAGGGCTATTACCCGACGGTGGACGACCTCGCGAAGATCGCCCGCCTCCTCCAGAACGGGGGCAACCACGAGGGCGAACGGCTTCTGCACGCGGAACTGACCGCCGAAGTGCTGTACCGGACGGACGTGCGCGGGATCACCTTCGGCCCGCCCGTCGACATCGGGCAGCCCAGCTACTACCTCGCGGTCTGGCACCAGAACTACGCTGGCGAAGGGGGCTGCGTCGTCGACCTCACGCGCATGTCGGGCTGGGGCGGGCACCGCGTCGTCCTCTTCCCCAACGGCATCGTCGCCATCCGGATCTCGAAGGTGACGGGAAGCGAAGCCTCCCCCGTGGAGGGACTCGCCGCCGTAGCCGACCGCCTGGACCCGTTCTGCCCCTGA
- a CDS encoding branched-chain amino acid ABC transporter substrate-binding protein, with product MRAGWGTVRQTGIVVLAAFLTVSCDGSTGPSSFEPGPLGTVTILRGESVRIRSLLAMTGAPSLGVAARRGVELAVRDVGTVLGRGVDLGDPVDSGCSPDGGRAGAGEIVADPQVVGVIGTSCSAAAVAASPVISRAGFAMIAPSTTSPLLTSDLAGNPNPDHHPGYFRVANNDLYQARAVADYAYNHLGLRRIVTLHDGDPYTTALTNAFGDAFRAVGGEVPVATGIAKGQTDMTSVLAEFAAAGPDGVFFPLFVPEGSPFAAQARGFDGLEDATLISGAALLVSEFLEEPQSEGIYFAGPQSDYRGNVNAVTGRSAETVIAAYEAEYGEHPSTAYWALAYDATTFLLDAIAAVAVEEGGRLYIDRAALRARIGAHGIEGLIGTISCDAFGDCGTGRQLIYHHTDSSVTDVDRLPVVYRFSP from the coding sequence ATGCGCGCAGGGTGGGGAACCGTTCGACAGACCGGGATCGTGGTTCTCGCGGCATTCCTCACGGTCTCATGCGATGGAAGCACGGGGCCGTCGAGCTTCGAGCCGGGGCCGCTGGGAACCGTGACGATTCTGCGCGGCGAGTCGGTGCGGATCCGCTCCCTGCTGGCGATGACGGGGGCGCCATCGCTCGGGGTCGCGGCGCGGCGCGGCGTGGAGCTTGCCGTCCGCGATGTGGGCACCGTCCTCGGCCGCGGCGTCGACCTCGGCGACCCGGTGGACTCCGGGTGCTCCCCCGACGGCGGGCGGGCCGGCGCCGGCGAGATCGTTGCCGATCCGCAGGTCGTGGGCGTCATCGGCACCTCCTGCTCCGCCGCCGCGGTGGCCGCCTCCCCGGTGATCAGCCGGGCGGGATTCGCGATGATCGCGCCGAGCACCACGTCGCCACTGCTGACCTCGGATCTGGCGGGCAACCCGAACCCGGACCACCACCCCGGCTATTTCCGGGTTGCCAACAACGACCTCTACCAGGCGCGGGCCGTGGCCGACTACGCCTACAATCATCTCGGCCTCCGGCGGATCGTCACGCTGCACGACGGGGATCCCTACACGACGGCGCTGACGAACGCTTTCGGAGACGCCTTTCGCGCGGTCGGCGGAGAAGTACCCGTCGCGACTGGAATCGCGAAGGGTCAGACGGACATGACGTCCGTGCTCGCGGAGTTCGCGGCCGCGGGGCCGGACGGGGTCTTCTTCCCGCTCTTCGTCCCCGAAGGTTCGCCGTTCGCGGCGCAGGCGCGCGGGTTTGACGGCCTCGAGGACGCGACGCTGATCTCCGGCGCGGCCCTCCTGGTCTCGGAGTTCCTGGAGGAGCCGCAGTCCGAAGGGATCTACTTCGCCGGACCCCAGTCGGATTATCGCGGCAACGTCAACGCGGTGACCGGGAGGAGCGCCGAGACGGTGATCGCCGCGTACGAGGCCGAGTACGGCGAGCATCCCTCGACTGCCTACTGGGCGCTCGCGTACGACGCCACGACGTTTCTGCTCGACGCCATCGCCGCCGTGGCGGTGGAGGAGGGCGGACGGCTCTACATCGACCGCGCCGCCCTGCGCGCGCGGATTGGAGCCCATGGCATCGAGGGTCTCATCGGCACGATTTCCTGCGACGCCTTCGGCGACTGCGGCACCGGACGTCAGCTCATCTACCACCACACGGACTCGAGCGTCACCGATGTCGACCG
- a CDS encoding TaqI-like C-terminal specificity domain-containing protein, producing the protein MRTRRTPTRAQRDATATPPQSCIVVLPSAFIPWAAPISPNSSAKAQSHQTIHPPRADPLIVSPLSRPIIASRCRHHFCYNSIYRGILTGCNDAFLVDDSTRDRLISQDHRTVEILRPILRGRDIDRYRANWAGLWLIDNHNGYNNIPPVQVTDYPAVKKHLDQYYNTLAARHDKGITPYNLRNCAYHAEFSKRKLFWMDMSDRGRFCLSDSTVFCNDKGFILTGPSLRYLCAVLNSRLVSWLMERTGLTTGMGLVQWKKFAVEAIPIPKLSAKEERPFHRLVDTILSTKDANHSADISSHQADLDRRVYQLYGLTTREIAAVSRS; encoded by the coding sequence ATGCGCACCCGAAGAACCCCCACTCGGGCTCAGCGTGATGCTACAGCGACGCCTCCCCAAAGTTGTATCGTCGTGCTACCGAGCGCCTTCATTCCCTGGGCGGCCCCCATCTCACCGAATTCATCCGCCAAAGCACAATCCCATCAGACGATTCACCCCCCGCGGGCCGACCCCCTGATCGTCTCTCCCCTTTCGCGACCCATCATCGCGTCACGATGCCGTCATCATTTTTGCTATAATTCCATTTATCGTGGCATCCTGACGGGCTGCAATGATGCGTTCCTCGTCGACGACTCAACCCGCGATCGTTTGATCTCTCAAGATCACCGGACGGTCGAGATACTTAGGCCCATTCTTCGCGGTCGTGATATTGACCGTTATCGAGCAAACTGGGCCGGTTTGTGGCTTATCGACAATCACAACGGCTACAACAATATTCCACCCGTTCAGGTCACCGATTATCCCGCCGTCAAGAAGCATCTGGATCAATATTACAATACACTCGCTGCTCGCCACGATAAAGGTATAACCCCATATAATCTGCGTAACTGTGCTTATCACGCAGAATTCTCCAAAAGGAAACTCTTCTGGATGGACATGTCCGACAGAGGCCGTTTTTGCTTGTCTGATTCGACGGTGTTCTGTAACGATAAAGGTTTCATTCTAACGGGTCCGTCACTGCGATATCTGTGCGCCGTCTTGAACAGTCGCCTTGTTTCTTGGTTGATGGAGCGAACTGGTCTCACGACTGGTATGGGTTTAGTCCAATGGAAGAAATTCGCCGTGGAAGCCATCCCGATTCCCAAACTAAGTGCGAAGGAGGAACGCCCCTTCCATCGCCTGGTAGACACGATCCTGTCGACAAAAGATGCCAATCATTCTGCAGACATCTCGTCACATCAGGCCGACTTGGATCGCAGAGTCTATCAGCTATACGGACTCACTACGCGTGAGATCGCGGCAGTCTCGCGAAGTTGA
- a CDS encoding histone deacetylase yields MRTPRDFARTRRKFVEEAALGAAGLALLPAAAWSCRGAPDSGASNAGSSGASSVPATGTGLLSDPRYLDHVLIRPDGGRPPEIPDRLVRIREELVARGLDEATVPLAPAAEAMPHIEALHTPEHVASIRDIEVSGPVAELAVSGALTAIDAVVAGQVRNAFCAIRPPGHHANNTGAEEGFCYYSNAGVAARYAQQVHGFERVLVIDWDYHHGNATQNAFYDDPSVLFFSAHDWAAYPQTGDPALTGEGEGTGLNINVHLDCGATDDDMLGRWDDTLSPAVADFNPDFVIVSAGFDSRVDDLLGCFALTDDAFRRMTRMAMDYADACCEGRVVSLLEGGYNLDGTALATAAHIETLLEG; encoded by the coding sequence ATGCGCACGCCGAGAGATTTCGCCCGCACGCGAAGGAAGTTCGTCGAAGAGGCCGCTCTGGGTGCCGCGGGCCTCGCCCTGCTCCCGGCCGCCGCCTGGTCCTGCCGGGGCGCACCCGACTCGGGGGCGTCGAACGCCGGCTCGAGCGGCGCGTCCTCCGTTCCCGCGACGGGGACCGGCCTCCTCTCCGATCCGCGCTACCTGGACCACGTCCTGATCCGGCCCGATGGCGGGCGCCCGCCGGAGATTCCCGACCGCCTCGTGCGCATTCGGGAGGAACTCGTCGCGCGAGGGCTGGACGAGGCCACGGTTCCGCTCGCGCCGGCCGCCGAGGCGATGCCGCACATCGAGGCGCTCCACACGCCGGAGCATGTCGCGTCGATCCGTGACATCGAGGTCTCGGGCCCGGTCGCGGAACTCGCCGTCTCGGGCGCGCTCACCGCGATCGATGCGGTCGTCGCGGGGCAGGTACGGAACGCGTTCTGCGCGATCCGGCCTCCGGGTCACCACGCGAACAACACGGGCGCCGAGGAAGGGTTCTGCTACTACAGCAACGCCGGCGTGGCCGCGAGGTACGCGCAGCAGGTGCACGGGTTCGAGCGGGTGCTCGTCATCGACTGGGACTACCACCACGGGAACGCGACGCAGAACGCCTTCTACGATGATCCTTCCGTGCTCTTCTTCTCCGCCCACGACTGGGCCGCCTACCCGCAAACGGGCGACCCGGCCCTCACCGGCGAAGGCGAGGGGACGGGACTCAACATCAACGTGCACCTCGACTGCGGCGCCACGGACGACGACATGCTGGGCCGCTGGGATGACACGCTCTCCCCCGCCGTCGCGGACTTCAACCCCGATTTCGTCATCGTCTCGGCGGGCTTCGACAGCCGGGTGGACGACCTCCTGGGCTGCTTCGCGCTCACGGACGACGCCTTCCGGCGCATGACGCGGATGGCGATGGACTACGCGGATGCCTGCTGCGAGGGGCGCGTCGTCTCGCTGTTGGAGGGCGGCTACAACCTCGACGGCACCGCGCTCGCCACCGCCGCCCACATCGAGACGCTCCTCGAAGGGTAG
- a CDS encoding site-specific integrase has protein sequence MFCEEAGIRPAAATVEDVVEFLVGLNSGTSRATGRKLSLATLRIYRSALNCQYRKLGLPSPAASYEVGATLRGLARLREESPRQVKALREDRISAMLEACPATRHGRRDAAMIALGFAAALRRSELCGLVVADISMERTDGMIVRVRRSKTDQGGVGQRIAVPEGKIVRAISRLSAWLDAVGISDGHVFQTLGRGGVPTGRPVNPGEVARLVKRYVTKIGLDPADYSAHSLRAGFVTSAAAHRARLDKIMEVTRHRNPATVLGYIRDADCFADHAGAHFL, from the coding sequence ATGTTCTGCGAAGAGGCGGGCATCCGGCCGGCTGCGGCAACGGTGGAAGACGTTGTGGAGTTTCTTGTTGGGCTGAATTCTGGGACGAGTCGAGCGACGGGACGCAAACTCTCGCTGGCGACGTTGCGAATCTATCGGAGTGCCCTCAACTGCCAGTACAGGAAGCTGGGGTTGCCGTCACCCGCAGCGAGCTACGAAGTAGGAGCGACGCTACGCGGTCTGGCGCGGCTCCGGGAGGAGTCGCCGCGGCAGGTGAAGGCCCTTCGGGAGGATCGAATCAGCGCGATGCTCGAGGCTTGCCCGGCGACGCGGCATGGTCGTCGCGACGCGGCGATGATCGCGCTCGGTTTCGCCGCAGCGCTGCGTCGATCCGAACTGTGCGGCCTCGTGGTGGCGGATATCTCGATGGAGCGGACTGATGGCATGATCGTGCGCGTCCGACGTTCGAAGACGGATCAGGGAGGAGTGGGGCAGCGAATCGCGGTTCCCGAGGGAAAGATCGTGCGTGCGATTAGCAGGTTGTCGGCTTGGCTGGATGCGGTCGGCATTTCGGATGGCCATGTGTTTCAAACGTTGGGAAGAGGCGGTGTGCCTACGGGACGACCGGTGAATCCGGGGGAAGTGGCGCGTTTGGTGAAGCGCTATGTCACGAAAATCGGTCTCGACCCGGCCGATTACTCGGCGCACTCGCTTCGTGCCGGGTTCGTCACCAGCGCGGCTGCACACCGGGCCAGACTCGACAAGATCATGGAGGTCACCCGCCACAGGAATCCGGCAACCGTCTTGGGCTACATACGCGATGCGGACTGTTTCGCGGATCACGCCGGGGCGCACTTCCTGTAG